The DNA region CCGGAATGGTCAAGGCGCCGGAGGAATATCCGTATTCCAGCGCCCGGGCGCATATCACCGGCGTGCCGGACGAGGTGCTGAGCGATGAATTAATTACTGAAGACGGCAGGTCGAGTTATATAGAGTTCGTCAAGGCGCCGAGCCCGTGGGGTGGACGGGGACAGACCACATATTTTATAATGCTTGTTTTTCTTGACATTCAAGGCGCTCTTTGACAAAATTGAGGTTATGCCAAGGATTGCCAGAGTCGTCGCAGTTCATTTTCCTCATCATATCATTCAACGAGGCAATAATCGGGAAAAAATATTCTTTGCCGAAGTTACCAGAAGAAAATATCTGGACTGGCTCAAGGAATATGCCCAAGCCCAAGGCGTCAAAATACTGGCCTATTGCCTGATGACCAACCATATTCACCTCCTTGTCAAACCGGACAAACGGGAGTCGCTGGCCAAGATGATGCAGGGGTTGAATGTCTCTTATACGAGATACATCAATAAGAGATATGGGCGCACCGGACGATTACTTGAAGGCCGGTATCATTCGTGTATAATAGACGAGGAGCCGTATTTATGGGCCGTGGCACGGTACATAGAACAAAATCCCTTAAGGGCCGGAATGGTCAAGGCGGTGGAGGATTATCCGTATTCCAGCGCCCGGGCTCATATAACCGGCGGGTCGGACGAGGTGCTGAGCGATGAATTAATTACTGAAGACGGCAGGCCGAGTTATATAGAGTTCGTCAAGGCGCCAAGCCCGAAAAGGGAGATAGAACGGATAAGAATTACGACCAAGCGGGGGATGCCATTAGGTGGCGATATCTTTGTAGAGCGCCTGGAGCGCCGGCTAAAACGGCGTTTTACGAAGAAGAAGTCCGGTAGGCCGCGGAAATAAAGGGAAAGAAAATATGTGGTCTGTCCCCGTGGAACATAACTGGCGAGCCAAACGAGGCGCTGAGCGATGAATTAATCACTGAAGATGGCAGGCCGAGTTATATAGAGTTCGTCAAGGCGCCGATTCCGAAAAGGGAGATAGAACGGATAAGGATTACAACCAAGCGGGGGATGCCATTAGGCGGCGATATCTTTGTAGAGCGCCTGGAGCGCCGGCTAAAACGGCGTTTTGGGAAGAAGAAGTCAGGTAGGCCGCATAAATAAAGGGAAAGAAAATATGTGGTCTGTCCCCGTGGAATATAGAGTTCGTCAAGGCGCCGAGCCCGAAAAGGGAGATAGAACGGATAAGAATTACGACCAAGCGGGGGATGCCATTAGGTGGCGATATCTTTGTAGAGCGCCTGGAGCGCCGGCTAAAACGGCGTTTTAGAAAGAAAAAGTCCGGTAGGCCGCATAAATAAAGGGAAAGAAAATATGTGGTCTGTCCCACGAGACTGTGTACGAGATGCGTATACAAAAGGTGCTGGAGTTAATTATCCGCGCCGCCCCGCAAGTTTTTGGGGTATAACTATACCTTTTATAGATAGTTGGTCACCTCCACAAGCTAATGAGCTTGCCGATCCAAATAACAAAATAGATAATCTAAAAGTTATTCCGGAAAATGAAGCTAAGCCCGGTGATATAGTTGCTTTCCCAGCGGTAGATGGTTCAGGACATTCAGGGATTTATATAGGAAATGGGTTAATGGTATCTGCCAGCTCTCGTCTTAATCGGGTGGCAGTTACATCAGTAGCAGCTTCGAAGAGTGGACCACAGCACAACCGGGTAACTTATAGAAGATATACAGGAGGAAAGTAAAAATGAAAGTAAGGAAGAAAATGAAAATAATTATAATTGTTGCAATAGTTTTTGTATTATTGTTATTGGTAATGTTTTTTCAATACTTACGAATTAATCGGCCATATCGTATTGCTAACGCATTCCTGAACCTGGTTAAAAGGGGAGAATATGAAGATGCGTTAAAAATGTGTGATAAGACCATTGTTTCTTCGCTACTAGATAAAAATGGCAAGATAATTGGCATGCATTCTGTCTGGGATGAGGGTTATTCATATGATTGTTACTTTAATGATTTGAAAGATAAGGAAACACCTCGTCTTGGAGAATTAAAGTGGTATATATATATAAAAGAAATTTCCCCAAGAAGATTAATGCCTCTCGATGGTGGATACTATTTTGTAATAGAAGGAAGTACAATAAAATTTATTGATAGGAAGTTCTAATCCGAACAGCATAAGGGCTCGCATCGCAAGTGGCCTAAGCGGGACAGGCCACATATTTTGTAATGCTTGATTTGCTTGACTTAGAAACTAATGTTTTCTAAAATTGAACATGGTAATAAGGGTGTTAAAGAAGATGCTATTTTTATACCACAACGTCATCAACCCCAACAAAATAGCGGATGTAATCCGGGATAATCCGGGGACACAATACTAGTTAATTTCTTGCAGGCATTCTGATGATAATGTTCTGGTTCTGCGGGACAGACCACAGATTTTGTAATGGGCTATTTTGCTGCGATACAAGGCGGCGTTTGTAAAAAGTAGAGTTCGGAGGACACCATACTGAATTATTGAATTGAGTATGGTGTCCCCCGAATTTGCGTGGTGTCCCCCGAATTTGCGTCCCCCGAATTCCCCGAATTAATTCAACTAACCAAATTCTCAGCAATTTTTATTAAAAACATAGTCCATTCTTTCTCTAGGCCGGGCGTGTTACACCTGCCAGGAGAGCGTATATCATCTGCCCGGAGAGCATATACCACCTGAATGGGGAGCATATAACAACCACCAGTGGAGCGTGTATCACCTGCCAAGGGAGCGTGTATCACCTCCCAAGGGCGCGTATTCAACCTGCCAGGGGTGCGTGTATTACCTACCGGAGGCGCGCGTATCACCTGCCAGGGGCGCGCATATCATCTATCAGGGGTGCGTCTACCACCTGCCAGGGGCGCGTATGTCATCTGCCAGGGGTGCGTGTATCACCTGCCAGGGGAGCGAATTACACCTGTTAGGGGCGCGGATGACACCTGTCCGGGGCGCGTTTGTCACACGCCGGGTGAATTCATACCACAGTTCCAAGGGGCGCATACCACCCGGCAGCCGGGCGTAACATACCCCCCGGGGGGGCGGTATGGTATCCCCCCTGGGGGATAATGCGGCCCATACCCCCACCTTTTTTTAGGCACAAAATAATCAAAATTATCATTTTCTTAGAACCTTTTGCCTTATTTAGGCGTTTATATATATGGCTGAAAACCCTTGATTTTAGCGGGAAAAATTGGATTTGATGCAGTTTTTTGGGGGTCTGGAACATTCTATATTATAGAGAGGAAGACCCCTTTGTCCCTATGGGACAAGGGATAACTCGCTGTAACGAGCAAGCTCTAACAGCGAGTAAACATTCTATATTATGCCCCGACGAGTAATCGGGATAAGAGGCTGTAACATTCCGCCCTTAAGGCGGTATTAACAGCCTCTAAGAGGAAACCCCATACCTGCCCTATGGGGTTTTGGTCCTCGGCGCAGGGGTGGTTTTGCTGTGCTCATAAACTCGGCATTACCGCCCCTGGCCTTATAACAGGTAGGAGTATGCCTGCAGAGCATAACGACATACCCCCATCCGGGAAGGAAGGATGTTATGAAAGGCGATAAGTTTGACGATGAAGATGCGTCCTATACCGAGAAATTCGATAACCTGTGCTTTGACAAGGGCGGGCAAAAGCCCGCTGATATTAACGGCAAATCCTCACCTAAGGACCGGTTCCTGCTCCTGATTGACTGCCTGTTGCCAATCCTGCGCCGGAAATTCACCCAGGACGAGATTGACTTTATGCTGGCTTACCGGGCCAACCGGGGCGACCGGTATCTTACCGCCAATGCCATGGATATCGCGCCCAAGACCGTGGATGGCCACCGCACCTGCATAATGAAAAAGATACACAAGCTCTCCCGGGTGCTTATCAGGTTCCTCGGCCTGGGCAACGATTCAAATACCTAATCCCTCCGGGCTAAAATGCTTAAACCATAAGCACTTCAAAATATTCCTAATATTTTAACCCCTTATCAATCAATCCGTTACAGAATCGTCATTTCCCGGAAATGCTTAAACCATAGGAAAACCTACACTATCCCTATAGAGGGCAAAGATGGCTCTCGATTGACCCCGCAATGCTGCGGGGCCTAACTCGCCCGTACGGGCGTCTAAGAAAAGGATGGTGCGATATGAACACTACTGTGACCGCGACAGCGAAAACAAGAAAACATGCGGATGGGATGACGAAAGCGCTCCCCGACAAAAACTGTCGGGATAAGAGCCAGTATGTCGCTGGCGCTTCGACTGGCTCTAAAGAGTTCATTGAGGAGCAGCTCTACCAGCCGGCCCTAGCCGGGGCGTTTCAGCAGGAATTCAACTTCGTCAAGGCCTGCATCCCGGAACTGAAGCCATACCAAACACCGGCCGACTTTATGCGGGCCATGTGGCGGGACAAATCCCTGTGCGAGAAACTGGTTCGGCTGTTGGAGGCGTTGTGGAAGTCGGACTTTGCCCGGCGTCCGGCCTTGGGCCTGGTCCTGATGCTGGCTCTGAGACGCAAGAACGTCATGGCCGGAGATGATTACTGGGGCGATTACTTCATCGGCCTAGCAGAGGGCAAGGACGGTGTGCCATGCGAAGAATAATATTATTGGTTTTGGGGTGCGCGCTGTGCGTCGTGGGTCTTGCGTCTTGGGTCTTAACTCAGGACGCCCAACGCATAACGCAGGACGTGGTTATCGTCAAGGCGGGCCAGCCCAGACATCCGTATCAAGATGAATACGAGCGGATGCTATATCCAACGGTGAGGATAAGTTCACCGGCCGGGACCGGGAGCGGGGTGATATTCACCACAAAGCACACAAAGGACACAAAGGAAGAAATATATATTTTAACGGCTTGTCATGTTGTAGAGAACGAAACGACCGTTAGTATAGAATTATATAACGCAACAGTCATCACCGGAATGGTAGTAGTTACGGATACGGTCAAAGACTTGGCGTTAATACGAATTAATAGAGATTGCTTCGCTGACGCTCGCAATGACATTGTTGTATATTCCGCACAATTAGCACCCACGAACTACAAGCCGTATTTGTTTACGCCCGTCTGGACCGTAGGTTGTTCGCTCGGTTTAAAACCCCGCCCTTCTTTTGGCCACCTTAGTGCTCTTTGTGACCTTTGTGGTGAGAACTGGGAAATATCTGCCCCGGTTCTGCCAGGGAATTCGGGAGGACCTGTTTACGACGCACGCACATTTGAAGTAATTGGCATTGCGGTCTGGGTCAAGACCTGCCAAGGGCAACTCGTTACCACTATGGCTGGGATAGTGCCAATCAATCAAATCTATGAGTTTTTGGAAGGTTACAAGAGGTTACAATAGGTTACAAATAGTTACATGAGGTTACCGTAACATTCTGTAACATCCTGTAACTTCTCGTAACTTTCTATCAACTGTTTATGCAATACGAGATGCCTGATACATTTGCGCAGTGTATCGGAAGTATTGCCAGATGATAGATGTAACTTGCCTTGCGAGGGGGTGATTAAGATGGCAGACCAAATAGTTCTAGACCTCAAGATAACCGTTCCGACGATTCTTGGGCCGGCCGGGGATATGCCCGACAGGTGGGTTGAGGGAATGCTAAACAACGCCGAACGGCTGTATGACCGGTGGCAAGAGGTGATTTCCGATGAAGGCAAATTCCAGTCCATACTGGCGGAAATCTCCAGCCAGAAATGGCGCAAGATGGTCGACCCGGCATTCGTGTCCGAGGCGGGCAAGAGCCGGGACAATATCGTCCGGTTCCAGTACAAGAAACTGACCGAGGCCTTCGATAAGCTGATGGAAAAATACCAAAAGGCATTTGCCACAGTGGACGGGGTGTTCGGCAAAAACTTCAAGGACAACGTTACCAGCGCCAAAGACCGATGGGCCAATGCGATGGCTAACGGCACGCTCCGGCTGACCGGCGATAAGGTGCGCGGACGGGTGGTGACCCAGATGGGTTACTGGCTGACCGGCGACCCCAAGGCCAACCGGTTCTCAGACCACGTCGAGGTTATCTCAGGCGGACCGTATGATTTCACCAAGTCCGGACTGCGCAAGCAGTTCCGCTCGGCGATTACTAACCTGCTGATTTCAGCCGGTATGTATATCCTCAAAGCGGATATGGAGGCAGGCGAGATGACGGCCCAAAACGCCCGATTGGTGGATACGGCGAATTCTTTTAGGATTCCGGCCGTGAAACCTTTCGTGGCAGGCGGCGGGGCGACCGATTCGCTGCTCGAATACGAGTATGCGGATCCTGAGCTTAAGTTACATGCGAGAATCGTGTTAGTCTAAGTTTTAGATTACGCGGTCTCTGCGCAGTAGCTGGAGTTCGCTCCTGGAGTATGAGTATTCCGACCCGGAACTCAAGCTTCATGCACGGATAGTGCTGGTGTAGTGTGTGGGTAGCGTGAGTGGGGATGAGTGCACCATCCCCCGACCGCGCGTTAGGATAATGAATACCCCGCAATTCTGCGGGGTCTAAGAGCCAGTAAGTCGCTTTGCTTCAACTGGCTCTAAGAGGATAAATTTATGGCATACAGAAGAAATTATTTTGCGGACGGACAAGTTACGACACCCCAGATTACGCCTGAGGCGGTGACCGAGGATAAGATTGCGGATAACGCCGTTACATCCGCCAAGATTAAGGATGAGACCATTACCGGGGCCGATATCGGTGCCGGTCAGGTCCAGACCCAGGATATTGCCGATAAGGCAATTACCGCGGCTAAATTGGGCGATGATGTTACACTAACACCGTTGCCGGATAATGCGGTTTCAACCGCCAAGATACAGGATGGCGCAGTAGTCAGTAGTAAGTTGCCAGTAGGCAGTGTAATTGCTGATAAGATTGCCTCCGGCGCGGTGACTTCCATTAAGATTGTCAACGGGGCTGTGACGGCTGAGAAACTCGGGCCTGATGTGGTTATCGGCGCCCTGGGCAACGGGGCGGTTACTGCCGATAAGATAGCGGACGGCGCTGTTACAGAACTTAAGCTGGCTATAAATTCGGTGACCGCGGCCAAGATAAAAACCGGCGCAGTCGGCTCATCTGAATTGGCTACAAATTCTGTCATTACCACCAAGATAGCGGCTGGCGCAGTGACTACTGATAAGATACTTGATGCGAGTGTCACCCAGGCCAAACTGGCTCCGGGCGTGGGCGGCGGAGATACGTTGACGATGCTTCCCGCGCCGGTAACGGCCCTGGACCTGGCCGGGATTACCGGGACAACTCAACCGGCGACTGTGGACCTGTCCGCGATTATTCCGCTCAATACCAAAGGCGTTATCGTGTCAATCGCCTGTATCAACCAGAGTTATACGGACGGCGGGATGATGGCCTACATCTACCAACAGGTCGGCGCGGAATATGCCTTGCAAGTGATGGCACCCGCGGTTAATGCGCCGGGGATTAGTAACGGAGGCGCTGTCCTGATGCCGGTGGCATCGGATAGGACCCTGACCTGGATTGCTTATGTGGCTGGAAATAATTCAACCGAGTTGGTGATTTACATTTTGGGCTACGTTGTGTAACCACAGATGCAGGATGCAGGATACCGGATAATCAAACACGAATGGGACGCAGATAAACGCAGAGGCACGCAGATAATCCGGTAAATCTGTCAAATCCGCGTAATCTGCGTTCTATTCGTTTAGATTTCTTCGCGGTCAATTCGTGTTATCTCTTTTTCCTTGATAAGTATTTTCTTTGGGTTATAATAACCCTCAATGAAGAATTTCCGGAATATCGGTATTATCGCCCATATTGACGCGGGTAAGACCACACTGACCGAGCGCATCCTGTTCTACACCGGCAAGGAGCATACCATCGGACAGGTGGATGACGGCACCGCCACGATGGACTGGATGGAGGAGGAGCAGAAACGGGGCATTACCATCACCAGCGCGGCCACCACCACCTACTGGACGCCCAAGATTACCCGCATACCGAATTCTGAACCCAAGTACCGCTTTAATATTATCGATACGCCGGGACACGTGGATTTCACGGCCGAGGTGGAGCGCTCGCTGCGCGTCCTGGACGGCGCTATCGGCGTGTTCTGCGGCGTGGGCGGCGTCGAGGCCCAGTCCGAGACCGTCTGGCATCAGGCCAACCGTTACCATATTCCCCGCCTGGCCTTTGTCAATAAATTAGACCGGGTCGGTTCGGATTTCTTTATGGTCATTGACCAGATGTCCAAAAAGCTCCATACCATTCCGATGCCGATTCAGATTCCGCTGGGCAGGGAAAAGGATTTTACCGGCGTGATTGATTTGGTCCAGATGAAGGCGATTATCTTCGAGGAAATCCCGGACGAGGAGGCCAAGAGTTTCCGGATAGCCGATATCCCGGCCGAGTATTCCGAGCAGGCCAAGGAATACCGGCATAAACTAATCGAGGCGCTGGCAGACAAGGACGAGTCGCTGGTCGAGTCGTATTTGAGCGGCGCTGAGATAAATATTAATACCCTGATTACCGCCATCCGCAAGGTGACTCTGTCCGGCAAGGTCACGCCGGTCTTATGCGGCACGGCGCTGCAGAATATCGGGGTCCAGCCGGTCTTGGACGCCATCTGCGCCTATCTGCCCAGCCCGCTCGACCTGTTGCCCGAGGAAGGCATTAATCCGGACGTAAACAAACCGGCCCAGCGCAGGCATTCGGCGGACGAGTATTTTTCCGGCCTGGTATTCAAGTCAGCCACGGACCGGCACGGCGAGCTGTCATACCTGCGGATTTATTCCGGCAAGCTGGACGAGGGCGCGACTATTTATAATCCCCGGATAGACAAGCGCGAGCGCATCAATAAGATTTTCCTGATGCACGCCAACCAGCGCGACCAGCTCAAGACCGCGTCGGCCGGCGAGATTATCGCGGTTATCGGCCTGAGAAACACGGCCACCGGAGACACCATCTGCGACCCGAAGCATCCGATTGTCTATGAGCGGATGACATTCCCTGAACCGGTGGTGGCTATGGCCATCGAGCCGAAATCATCGGCCGACCGGGAAAAGCTGTCCGACGCGCTGGGCAAGCTGGCGCACGACGACCCGACCTTCCAGGTCAAGACCGACGAGGAGACGGCCCAGACCATTATTTCCGGGATGGGCGAACTTCATCTGGAAATCATCAAGAACCGGATACTCAAGGAATATAATGTGGCGGCCAATGTCGGCGCGCCCCAGGTGGCTTATAAGGAGACCATCACCGGCGCTATCCAGGGCGAGGGCACCTTCAACCGCAAGATCGGCGAGAAGGAACACTACGCCCATATCAGCGTGTCACTGGAGCCGGACCGGGCGCATCTGCAACCCTCTATTCAGAACCTGATTCTGGAAAAGATACCCAAACAGTTCCTGCCTTTTATCACTGAGAGCATCAAGAGCAGTTTATTATCCGGGCCGATTGCCGGATATCCGCTGATATACCTCAAGGCGACGATTACCGGCGGTTCGTTCGACTCGGCCAAATCCACGGACGTGGCATTCAGCGCGGCGGCGTCGCTGGCGGTCTGCGACGCGCTCAACAAGGCCAAGAGCATTACTTTGGAGCCGATTATGAAGTTCGAGATAATCATACCGGAGAAGAATATGGGCGACGTGATTAATGACCTGAACATGCGCCGGGGCGTGATTGAATCGATTGACGACTCGGGCGCGATGAAGCGGATTCACGGCAAGATACCGATTGCCGAGACCTTCGGATACGCCACGGTGATACGGTCCATTACCAGCGGCCTGGGTTCGTATAATCTGGAGCCGGCTGATTACCGCGAAGCGCCGAAGAAATAGAAACCACAGATTGCACAGATTTCGCAGATTATGAAGGAATTGAAAGATTGTTCCAGAGAAGAGTTGATTGGCCTGTTGGAAGACGCGGCCAAAAACTGGCTGGCCCACGACGGCCTGTGGTTCCAGCAGGTGGAGCAGGCGCTCGGGCTGGACAAGGCCATTGAAATGGATACGGCTTGCTGGTCTAAATTCAGCGTCATCGAGGCCGAACGGATAATGAAGCGCCATAATATCAAACCGGGCGGCGGGATTCCATCGTTGGTTCAGGCGCTCCAGTTCCGGCTCTACGCCTACATTAATAAGCAGGAGGTTGTAGAGGTCACGGACCAGCGCTGTGTATTCCGGATGAACACCTGCCGGGTGCAGGAGACACGGGAGCGTAAGAAGATGCCGGCATTCCCGTGCAAGCCGGTCGGAATAGTGGAATACACCAACTTTGCCAAGGCCATAGACCCGCGGATAAAAACCCGATGCATCACCTGCCCGCCCGACCAGCATTCACCGGAATGCTGGTGTTCATGGGAATTCAGTATTGATTGATATTTTATGCCGGAACCGCCGGGATTCCATACCTGTAAAAATCACTTGACAGAATAATGTTATTTTCCTAATATCCACTGCAGTATGAGCGGCGAGACATTAAGAATCAGGCAGTTCCATACCGAGGATGAGTTTCGGGCCTGGT from Planctomycetota bacterium includes:
- a CDS encoding transposase, with translation MPRIARVVAVHFPHHIIQRGNNREKIFFAEVTRRKYLDWLKEYAQAQGVKILAYCLMTNHIHLLVKPDKRESLAKMMQGLNVSYTRYINKRYGRTGRLLEGRYHSCIIDEEPYLWAVARYIEQNPLRAGMVKAVEDYPYSSARAHITGGSDEVLSDELITEDGRPSYIEFVKAPSPKREIERIRITTKRGMPLGGDIFVERLERRLKRRFTKKKSGRPRK
- a CDS encoding C40 family peptidase, encoding MWSVPRDCVRDAYTKGAGVNYPRRPASFWGITIPFIDSWSPPQANELADPNNKIDNLKVIPENEAKPGDIVAFPAVDGSGHSGIYIGNGLMVSASSRLNRVAVTSVAASKSGPQHNRVTYRRYTGGK
- a CDS encoding trypsin-like peptidase domain-containing protein, with amino-acid sequence MRRIILLVLGCALCVVGLASWVLTQDAQRITQDVVIVKAGQPRHPYQDEYERMLYPTVRISSPAGTGSGVIFTTKHTKDTKEEIYILTACHVVENETTVSIELYNATVITGMVVVTDTVKDLALIRINRDCFADARNDIVVYSAQLAPTNYKPYLFTPVWTVGCSLGLKPRPSFGHLSALCDLCGENWEISAPVLPGNSGGPVYDARTFEVIGIAVWVKTCQGQLVTTMAGIVPINQIYEFLEGYKRLQ
- the fusA gene encoding elongation factor G encodes the protein MKNFRNIGIIAHIDAGKTTLTERILFYTGKEHTIGQVDDGTATMDWMEEEQKRGITITSAATTTYWTPKITRIPNSEPKYRFNIIDTPGHVDFTAEVERSLRVLDGAIGVFCGVGGVEAQSETVWHQANRYHIPRLAFVNKLDRVGSDFFMVIDQMSKKLHTIPMPIQIPLGREKDFTGVIDLVQMKAIIFEEIPDEEAKSFRIADIPAEYSEQAKEYRHKLIEALADKDESLVESYLSGAEININTLITAIRKVTLSGKVTPVLCGTALQNIGVQPVLDAICAYLPSPLDLLPEEGINPDVNKPAQRRHSADEYFSGLVFKSATDRHGELSYLRIYSGKLDEGATIYNPRIDKRERINKIFLMHANQRDQLKTASAGEIIAVIGLRNTATGDTICDPKHPIVYERMTFPEPVVAMAIEPKSSADREKLSDALGKLAHDDPTFQVKTDEETAQTIISGMGELHLEIIKNRILKEYNVAANVGAPQVAYKETITGAIQGEGTFNRKIGEKEHYAHISVSLEPDRAHLQPSIQNLILEKIPKQFLPFITESIKSSLLSGPIAGYPLIYLKATITGGSFDSAKSTDVAFSAAASLAVCDALNKAKSITLEPIMKFEIIIPEKNMGDVINDLNMRRGVIESIDDSGAMKRIHGKIPIAETFGYATVIRSITSGLGSYNLEPADYREAPKK